In a genomic window of Saccharothrix sp. HUAS TT1:
- a CDS encoding Lsr2 family protein has translation MLQSLTTLIVSEASRMAQKVLVQLIDDLDGTPAEDGQTVSFALDGVTYEIDLKPGNADKLRSALADFVAAARKTGGRTKRNTAAPGARRPAPDARNKEQTKAIREWARSNGHELADRGRIPANVIEAFEAAHR, from the coding sequence ATGCTGCAGTCCCTGACAACGCTGATCGTGAGTGAGGCTTCCCGCATGGCCCAGAAAGTCCTCGTCCAGCTCATCGACGACCTCGACGGCACACCGGCCGAAGACGGTCAGACTGTCAGCTTCGCGCTCGACGGTGTGACCTACGAGATCGACCTCAAGCCAGGTAACGCCGACAAGCTCCGTAGCGCCTTGGCCGACTTCGTCGCAGCAGCCCGCAAGACCGGCGGTCGAACCAAGCGCAACACTGCTGCTCCTGGTGCGCGTCGGCCCGCGCCTGACGCCCGCAACAAGGAGCAGACCAAGGCCATCCGTGAGTGGGCCCGCAGCAACGGCCACGAGCTGGCCGACCGCGGGCGCATCCCGGCCAACGTCATCGAGGCGTTCGAGGCAGCGCACCGCTGA
- a CDS encoding DUF308 domain-containing protein gives MSDTAGRDQAPGGEESDRPGLHGLWLAILGIVIGVIALVVKTSFSLYVDTWLGVVWLVVAAMGVAYAIDLFVLVHRGQRRVVSLSFAVLVTVVASALFAYEAQPPSRGEGKIDCKFGSFGFGYGRNDVWVKADVAKDEHYKFHVIWGAVEAFKEADLSREVYFLYRKKDFWSNGYATNAIDPGVTLSCGNGAPPTEAQIIQITDDDWQLRKK, from the coding sequence ATGAGCGACACCGCAGGAAGAGATCAAGCGCCCGGTGGAGAGGAGTCTGACAGACCTGGCCTTCATGGTCTCTGGTTAGCGATACTGGGGATCGTTATTGGTGTTATCGCCTTAGTGGTCAAGACAAGTTTTTCGCTCTACGTGGATACTTGGTTGGGTGTTGTGTGGCTAGTTGTTGCTGCTATGGGGGTCGCGTACGCGATTGACCTCTTCGTGCTGGTCCATAGGGGACAAAGGCGAGTTGTGAGCCTCTCCTTTGCAGTTCTCGTCACCGTGGTTGCTTCAGCCTTGTTTGCTTACGAGGCCCAGCCACCCTCCCGTGGCGAAGGGAAGATCGACTGCAAGTTCGGCAGTTTCGGCTTTGGTTACGGCAGGAATGACGTGTGGGTCAAGGCCGACGTAGCCAAGGATGAACACTACAAATTTCATGTGATCTGGGGTGCCGTCGAAGCATTCAAAGAGGCGGACCTTTCCCGAGAAGTCTACTTCCTCTACAGAAAGAAGGACTTCTGGTCGAACGGGTACGCGACGAACGCTATTGACCCCGGCGTTACGTTGTCGTGCGGCAACGGTGCACCGCCAACGGAAGCGCAGATAATTCAGATCACTGATGATGACTGGCAGTTGAGAAAAAAGTAA
- a CDS encoding HEPN domain-containing protein produces MSTPAESNLEVHGEFWLPGADDKKVPGTLTFSAEEGGSLKLIGSFTEWHQFFGKAQAKDYSRILGEDDKTKYTLDGCLRTRERQTLGGGARQSFSVGQVVKDAWFDKDEAIEAEMVDVEIDHLLGWMGISGLSEQGTFSEAAGGAVTEWRIVGVPQQPHVVELPFGKLELRHVVRPPAGDITGLRMGQDVYARFDFGSLHLLSEAIDYASDLQDLVSIATQRSAAFRGVLLHHEALSLQTSSGRTEQWPARLYSAWRVKADSKPARAWEDRLFTFEEFGGIEGVGRWMRVAETYRELLGRMMMTRYAKDSIVQDVVASRIATLEGFDRQRFGGSQTKLLTRLKRLAAHAGAPFEQLVDADNVTAWCTKAKDYRNDIAHHLARYPGVGGAEMHYVGQAAYWLFVLCLLREAEAPAAVYDRLVQSQQFLFEAGEIRSSL; encoded by the coding sequence ATGAGCACTCCCGCCGAGTCCAACCTGGAGGTACACGGCGAGTTCTGGTTGCCCGGCGCCGACGACAAGAAGGTGCCGGGCACCCTGACCTTCAGCGCTGAAGAAGGCGGCTCGCTCAAGCTGATCGGCAGCTTCACCGAGTGGCACCAGTTCTTTGGGAAGGCACAAGCTAAGGACTACAGCCGCATCCTCGGCGAAGACGACAAGACCAAGTACACCCTCGACGGCTGCCTGCGTACCCGCGAGCGGCAGACCCTCGGCGGTGGTGCGCGGCAGAGCTTCTCCGTCGGGCAGGTCGTCAAGGACGCCTGGTTCGACAAGGACGAGGCCATCGAGGCTGAGATGGTCGACGTCGAGATCGACCATCTGCTCGGGTGGATGGGCATCTCCGGTCTCTCCGAGCAGGGAACGTTCAGTGAGGCTGCGGGTGGGGCTGTGACCGAGTGGCGCATCGTCGGCGTGCCTCAGCAGCCTCATGTCGTGGAGCTCCCCTTCGGGAAGCTGGAGCTGCGCCACGTCGTGCGGCCACCAGCAGGGGACATCACTGGCCTGCGCATGGGGCAGGATGTCTACGCCCGCTTCGACTTCGGGTCGTTGCATCTGCTCTCTGAAGCCATCGACTACGCCAGTGACCTCCAGGACCTGGTCAGCATCGCTACCCAGCGATCCGCAGCATTCAGGGGTGTTCTCCTGCACCACGAGGCGTTGAGCCTGCAGACCTCCAGCGGTCGCACAGAGCAGTGGCCCGCCCGGCTCTACAGCGCGTGGCGTGTGAAGGCCGATTCCAAGCCGGCTCGCGCCTGGGAGGATCGTCTCTTCACCTTCGAGGAGTTCGGCGGCATCGAGGGTGTCGGGCGCTGGATGCGTGTTGCCGAGACGTACCGCGAGCTGCTCGGTCGCATGATGATGACCCGGTACGCGAAGGACTCCATCGTCCAGGACGTGGTGGCCAGCAGGATCGCCACGCTTGAGGGCTTCGACCGGCAGCGCTTCGGTGGCAGCCAGACCAAGCTGCTGACCCGGCTCAAGCGGCTCGCCGCTCACGCTGGCGCACCGTTCGAGCAGTTGGTCGACGCTGACAACGTCACCGCCTGGTGCACGAAGGCCAAGGACTACCGCAACGACATCGCGCACCACCTCGCGCGCTACCCAGGTGTCGGTGGAGCGGAGATGCACTACGTCGGGCAGGCTGCCTACTGGTTGTTCGTCCTGTGCCTGCTCCGCGAGGCTGAGGCACCTGCGGCTGTCTACGACCGCCTGGTGCAGTCGCAGCAGTTCCTGTTCGAGGCCGGGGAGATACGAAGCTCCTTGTAG